One region of Jatrophihabitans cynanchi genomic DNA includes:
- a CDS encoding alpha/beta hydrolase gives MSLDADSRRVLEQLADLGVRPLHELTPAQAREQVARSRLPAAQQRPVHRASDVLVPRADGSAMRVRVLCPSTDPNGCVVYFHGGGFVVGAVDDYEALGREIALGTNCVVAIVDYRLAPEHPFPAAVDDAWDAVRWAGRVQSEWTSGGPLIVAGDSAGGNLAALAAVRSRDAAGPPVALQVLIYPVADGDLETPSYRDPENQLLLTRDTMRWFWELYAPDRSVWTSPAVSPLRVRDLRGLPAALVITAEHDVLRDEGEAYADRLRLAGVPVLARRFDGQMHGFLSRYAIQPSARVAFTAILDEMRSCVGPARTISEQRG, from the coding sequence ATGAGCCTCGACGCCGACAGCCGTCGAGTGCTCGAGCAGCTTGCCGATCTCGGTGTCCGTCCGCTCCACGAGCTGACCCCCGCCCAGGCCCGCGAACAGGTGGCGCGGTCGCGGCTGCCGGCGGCCCAACAGCGACCGGTTCACCGCGCGAGCGACGTGCTGGTGCCCCGCGCGGACGGCTCGGCGATGCGCGTGCGGGTGCTCTGCCCGTCAACGGACCCGAACGGGTGCGTCGTCTACTTCCACGGAGGCGGCTTCGTCGTGGGAGCGGTCGACGACTACGAGGCGCTCGGTCGTGAGATCGCCCTCGGCACGAACTGCGTGGTCGCGATCGTCGACTATCGGCTCGCGCCCGAGCACCCTTTTCCCGCCGCGGTCGATGACGCGTGGGATGCGGTGAGGTGGGCGGGCCGGGTGCAGTCCGAATGGACATCTGGTGGGCCGTTGATCGTGGCCGGTGACAGCGCGGGCGGCAACCTGGCCGCACTCGCCGCTGTCCGCAGCCGAGACGCGGCCGGGCCGCCCGTCGCCTTGCAGGTGCTGATCTATCCGGTCGCCGATGGCGACCTGGAGACGCCGTCCTATCGGGATCCGGAGAACCAGCTACTGCTGACGCGAGACACCATGCGTTGGTTCTGGGAGCTGTACGCGCCGGACCGGTCGGTGTGGACGAGCCCAGCCGTCTCGCCGCTGCGCGTCCGCGATCTGCGCGGGCTTCCAGCGGCGCTCGTGATCACGGCCGAGCACGACGTCCTGCGCGATGAGGGCGAAGCCTATGCCGACCGCCTGCGGCTCGCAGGCGTGCCGGTCCTAGCCCGCCGGTTCGACGGTCAGATGCACGGCTTCCTGTCCCGGTACGCCATCCAGCCGTCTGCCCGCGTCGCGTTCACCGCGATCCTCGACGAGATGCGCTCGTGTGTCGGCCCTGCGCGAACGATCAGTGAACAGCGAGGTTGA
- a CDS encoding amidohydrolase family protein — protein sequence MGEGLAIVSVDDHIIEPAGVWQDRLPKRYLEVGPRVIVRDVGPEDIELAAMLRSRNFTVDTKRPVELWAYEDTLVPTSASGLGAVAGREQDEYDFAPRSFAEMPAAYYEPLARVREMDRDGVLGSLAFPSYPRFAGQIFLEAKDKDLALLCVQAYNDWMIDEWCGSAPGRLIPLCIVPLWDPQLAVAEIERTAAKGARGITFTENPWKLGLPSIHDGAGHWDPVFAAMAAADLPLCIHIGSSSATVITADDMPPSVRAGFVPFNGLISCFDWLLSGVFVRHPRLKLAISEGGIGWVPFVLERADWTWEHQPDTRERLPELPSHYYHQNVYGCVIHDPHGMEIIEKIGIDKIMMETDYPHSDSTWPNSIRYADKALAGLDAQTAYQISRGNAERLFRFKPSALGSL from the coding sequence ATGGGCGAGGGCCTGGCAATCGTTTCGGTCGACGATCACATCATCGAACCGGCCGGGGTGTGGCAGGACCGCCTGCCCAAGAGGTATCTCGAGGTCGGTCCGCGGGTGATCGTGCGGGACGTCGGCCCGGAGGACATCGAGCTGGCGGCGATGCTGCGCAGCCGCAACTTCACCGTCGACACCAAGCGGCCGGTCGAGCTGTGGGCCTACGAGGACACCCTGGTCCCCACATCTGCCAGTGGGCTCGGCGCCGTGGCCGGCCGAGAGCAGGACGAGTACGACTTCGCCCCGCGGAGTTTTGCCGAGATGCCGGCGGCGTACTACGAGCCGCTGGCGCGCGTGCGTGAGATGGACCGCGATGGAGTGCTCGGTTCCTTGGCGTTCCCGTCGTACCCGCGCTTCGCCGGCCAGATCTTCCTCGAGGCGAAGGACAAGGACCTCGCGCTGCTTTGCGTGCAGGCCTACAACGATTGGATGATCGACGAGTGGTGCGGCTCCGCGCCCGGCCGACTCATCCCGCTGTGCATCGTGCCGTTGTGGGACCCGCAGCTCGCGGTCGCGGAGATCGAGCGTACGGCGGCCAAGGGCGCACGCGGTATTACCTTCACCGAGAATCCTTGGAAGCTCGGGCTGCCGTCCATCCACGACGGCGCCGGCCATTGGGATCCGGTTTTTGCCGCTATGGCTGCCGCGGACCTACCGCTGTGCATTCACATCGGATCCTCGTCGGCGACCGTGATCACGGCGGACGACATGCCGCCGTCGGTCCGCGCCGGTTTCGTACCCTTCAACGGCCTGATCAGCTGCTTCGACTGGCTGCTCAGCGGGGTGTTCGTCCGGCACCCCCGGCTCAAGCTGGCGATCTCCGAGGGCGGCATCGGCTGGGTTCCCTTTGTGCTCGAGCGCGCGGACTGGACGTGGGAACACCAGCCGGACACCCGTGAGCGACTGCCCGAGCTGCCCAGCCACTACTACCACCAGAACGTGTACGGCTGCGTCATCCATGACCCGCACGGCATGGAGATCATCGAAAAGATCGGGATCGACAAGATCATGATGGAGACCGACTATCCGCACTCGGACTCCACCTGGCCGAACAGCATCCGATACGCGGACAAGGCCCTGGCCGGGCTGGACGCCCAGACCGCATACCAGATCTCCCGCGGGAACGCCGAGCGTCTTTTCCGCTTCAAGCCGAGTGCCCTGGGCAGCCTCTAA
- a CDS encoding Zn-ribbon domain-containing OB-fold protein codes for MSAVAPVETPETAYIWAGYRAGQLRLQLCDGCGHPRFLPAYRCSACGSPDYTTISSAGAGHVYSFAVTRRPEELPLIHDFPVIVLVELDEGVRLISNLVDVAPADVQIGLRVQAYFDPVTAEATVVRFRPVSAS; via the coding sequence GTGTCTGCCGTCGCACCCGTCGAGACTCCGGAAACCGCGTACATCTGGGCCGGCTACCGCGCCGGGCAGCTTCGCCTACAGCTGTGCGACGGGTGCGGCCACCCACGATTCCTGCCCGCGTACCGCTGCTCCGCGTGTGGATCGCCCGACTACACGACGATCAGCTCGGCCGGTGCCGGACACGTCTATAGCTTCGCCGTCACCCGCCGACCGGAAGAGCTGCCCCTCATCCACGACTTCCCGGTGATCGTCCTCGTGGAGCTCGACGAGGGCGTGCGGTTGATCTCGAACCTGGTCGATGTCGCGCCGGCCGATGTGCAGATCGGCCTCAGGGTGCAGGCGTACTTCGACCCGGTAACGGCGGAAGCGACCGTGGTTCGGTTCCGTCCGGTGAGCGCCTCGTGA
- a CDS encoding thiolase C-terminal domain-containing protein: protein MTAEITPVIAGIGATEFSTSSGRSNMSLAVEAISRAMADAGLDSRQIGGLVTFSVDPNDPVSTATALGLSELTYFSITPYGGGGGCASVQDAAMAVRAGLADVVVAYRAANLRSGTRYGRPGPLTTSPAENLYLPYGLVTPAQRATLLTTRYLSDFGLTNQDLAPVAVTQRQYAATNPKARFFKRPITVEDHQNSPWIVEPALRLFDCCLETDGGVAVVVTRADLAATLDCTPVEILATARAMIGGTGGILKNFYRPRIYELPETRAVARQLFDASGLRPSDIDVAQFYDHFSPFVLLQLEAFGFCEDGTSATFVADGQTRIDGRLPVNTHGGHLSEGYLHGMNAITEAVRQLTGNAANQVDSARHALVSSGPGLATSGLILRAAA from the coding sequence GTGACGGCCGAAATCACACCCGTCATCGCCGGGATCGGCGCGACGGAGTTCTCGACCAGTTCCGGCCGCAGCAACATGTCGCTCGCGGTGGAGGCAATCAGCCGGGCAATGGCGGACGCCGGTCTGGACAGTCGACAGATCGGCGGCCTGGTGACGTTCTCGGTCGATCCAAACGACCCGGTGTCGACGGCGACGGCTCTCGGGCTCTCCGAGCTCACCTACTTCTCCATCACGCCGTACGGCGGTGGCGGCGGCTGCGCGAGCGTCCAGGACGCAGCCATGGCCGTGCGCGCCGGCCTCGCCGACGTCGTAGTGGCCTACCGAGCGGCCAACCTGAGGTCGGGAACCCGGTATGGGCGCCCAGGGCCCCTGACGACATCCCCAGCGGAGAACCTCTATCTGCCCTATGGCCTGGTCACACCGGCTCAGCGAGCCACGCTGCTGACGACGCGTTATCTCTCCGACTTCGGCCTCACCAATCAGGACCTCGCTCCGGTTGCCGTGACGCAGCGGCAGTATGCGGCGACGAACCCCAAGGCGCGATTCTTCAAACGTCCGATCACCGTCGAAGATCACCAGAACTCGCCCTGGATCGTGGAGCCTGCCCTTCGACTGTTCGACTGCTGCCTGGAGACCGATGGCGGAGTGGCCGTGGTCGTCACCCGTGCCGACCTGGCGGCCACGCTGGACTGCACGCCGGTCGAGATCCTCGCCACGGCCCGCGCCATGATCGGCGGTACCGGCGGGATCCTGAAAAACTTCTATCGCCCGCGGATCTACGAACTCCCCGAGACGCGCGCCGTGGCCCGCCAGCTCTTCGACGCCTCTGGTCTTCGCCCATCCGATATCGACGTTGCCCAGTTCTACGACCACTTCTCGCCGTTCGTCCTGCTCCAGCTCGAGGCCTTCGGGTTCTGCGAAGACGGCACCAGTGCCACCTTCGTCGCCGACGGCCAGACCCGCATCGACGGGCGGCTGCCCGTCAACACCCACGGCGGGCACCTGTCCGAGGGGTATCTGCACGGCATGAACGCCATCACCGAGGCCGTTCGGCAACTCACCGGGAACGCGGCCAATCAGGTGGACTCCGCGCGACACGCACTCGTCTCCTCTGGTCCGGGCCTGGCCACCAGCGGTCTCATTCTCCGGGCGGCGGCCTGA